The window GTGCCCCCTCTCGCAGAGGTTCAAGCTAACCTGAACTACCAACCTCCATACTTAAACAAGTTTCATCGAGAATATCTCTGCTAGTGTAGCCGATCCCTTGATCACACCGCTACTAATGTGGGTCAATACAAAATCGATAGTTGATGACATCATCCAAAATACAGGACACATGTGTCATAGGGCGGCTCCAAGATCGGATATCGCTCTATCCAGTTAGCTTAGAGTGTACAAGAACGGCTAATTCTCCCGAAATGATTTCGCCCACTTGATCACAAGTCGAAGAGGCCGCCGCCTCCCGACTCTTTTTCCCTAGAACTGCCAAAATTCTCTTTCCGCTTCCAGATGAATGTTACTTGCCCCCGTTGGCCACCGAGACCACCGCCCATTCCCATACCCATGCCTCCTTGTTGATCATACTTGCTCTGTAAATGCCGCCATCCATCCACGTCCTTTACGCCGCAGGTACACGCGATGACATACGGATAGATATCTCGGTATTCTTCGATTTGGCCCCTAAACTTCTTCGTTTGACTGTTCGTTAGGTCTCGTTTCAATTCGATACCGACGACATCGTTTACGACGATATCAGCATTGGCGTTGCCCCGTTCCTTCGAGACGACGTACGTCTCGCCTGTGCCTCCCCCGAACCCGCCGAGTAACCCATCGCCTCCACCGGAGTTCAACCGGTCATCAAGATACTGCTGAAGATCGTTCTGGAACTTTTTCTCCGTCCGGTAGGCTCGTTTAGGAATCCAGTCTTCGACTGCTCGTGCGACCTTCTGGAAGGTCTGGTGTTCGCCACCCATCATGATTTTCTCTAGACACCGGAGGCCGAGCTGGAGAGGCCTTTAGGCCCGGCCAGTGTCCCGACGAATGTGTGGGTCGGAATACACCCCGGCGATTTTGGTGCCATTGTTTGGTAGTCACAAGGAACTGACTTGAATCTTTACTAGCCTTTTGTGAGCGGTTGATTCGGACGCTCACGAGTCGGCTAATCCAGTCCATCTCTCGTGGTTGCGTCTTCGTCGTTCTCGTTGGTACGGCGCTCTTCTACGTGAGTGGTGTCGGACTTCTCACGGCGCTCACGCTGACGGTTATCGTGTATTCAGCTCGGGCATTCTTGTCGGATCTCATCCGCTACTGGTACCTTCATTGGGTGCTGAAGGCTCCGATTTGCACTCTCCAGGTGGCCGATTGGTGGGAAAGAAATTGGCCCTTCTCCTCCGGTGGTATTGGATCCCGGGTCTCATTGTGTGGTGAGTGCTGTAGGTTGGGTGTGTATTGCGTGACTGAATCTCCTGTTGGATTCACCTGTTACGTTCGAACTTCTTCTTGTGAGCCTTCTCCCGGTCTTCCCAGTCAGTCATCGTCTTGGTCGGAGAACTCCACTCGTTCATATCATAGAACGCCTCTAGGGATCTAATCCACGGCTTGACCATTTTGTTGATGAACATCGAATGTAATCGCTGTCTGTGGCCGATTCCATTGATTGACTTACCGAGCGAATTCATCCCACTATCAATTTTATCCAGCCGATTACGCATCTCAATCCTGAACTCCGGATCAACAAGTCGCTCGAGTTTGCTGAGGCGTTCACCGTGCTTATCAGCCAACCCTCTGATCATCGTTTCCAGCGCGTCTTCGCCCTGTTCAATCTTCGAATCCAATCGGGATACTTCCCGCTCATACTTTCCCCGAAGTTCCTCTACCTCTGCTCGAAGTTCTTCAATCTCTTGCTGTTGCGAGTGCCATTCAGCTGCCCAATCGATATCATCATCCACAAGGATGTCCCCGCTGAATTCGTCTAACCACCATTTCCCATCAACCGTTAGTTCAGCATGCAAAGGAGCGGGGATTGGTCGATTATCGTCCCGTTCAGAGGGTTGCCACGTTTCAATCAATTCTCGCTCTTCAAGATCGCGGAGAACTCGCACACGTTGAGTCGTGTGGTCAAGGCCAAGGCGCTGGCCTATATCTGTTGACGTAATCGTTTGACTTGGCGATTCGATAAACATCTTCAGCACCTCGAGTTCTCTCTCAGAAAAGTCGTATTTCCTATAACTCATACATGAAAATAAGGGTTGTTTGATTAAAAACATTGCTACATTTTAAGGACACATGTTTTATTGAGTGTTGGAAACAACCCCCGAAAATCGGGTTCGCGTCAGTGTAAGAGAGGGGAATAAGTAGAGGGATGCTCACCAAACGTGGTGAGGGTCGTCAGCGGCACGACTTGCCTCGTGGTTCAATCGCCACCACTTTCTCGCTCAGAGAGGACATGCCTGTACTTGGAATTGATCTCATAGAATACTTACTCGAGTGTTGCGGAGGGAAACTCTGTCTCAAGCCATCACGAACACACACCGGTTTTCCAGTGTTCTGGCACAGAGTGAACCCAAGCACTCAGGTACACAGTGGCCACGCCCCTCGTCACGAGTGAGCGAATGAACATCCTCTCGAGTGGAAGGGAAGGAACATCCAAAACTGTAGTTAGGAATCCAACATTCATCGAGGGGATTCAGGTGTCATCCCCGCTGCCCCGACTTGAGCGACACACATCGCTCACATGTGTACGAGGAACATCCAACGAGGGTGTTCTCGATGCTCTCCGCACGAAGACGCATGTTACTACGGACTGAACGGAGTAGTCTGGTGGGTCTCTGTTGGAACCATATATCAATCACCAATTTTGACTTATCTGCTTGAGAGGTGTGTTTATCACAGATAGGGGGCTATCCAGAGTATGAATTTACTTGATGAATCCGTACGGTCTGCGTTGAACACGTTCGCAAGCGAGGCACTCGACTGATCTTGAATGGGCGAAGAGAACGGGAAGCTATCAGTCTTTTCGCATTCAGGTCACTGGTAAAACAGGTGAACGCAGATGGAGTACTAAGAGATTCGAGTCAAATTGGACTGGAGGTTCCTGTTCCGCAGGTTACAGTGGGTGATGAGAGTAGTACCAATAAGAAGAACCAGGTATGTAAGGACGTGGTCATCTGGCCTGAACCCCGCATGACGTGCTGGGACGAGAGTCAAGATCCATCAGTACCACCAATGGCGATCCTCGAATGGAAATTCGATCGAGCCAGTATCTATGGCCCTGATGTGAACTGGTTAGAGGCTTTCACAGCGAAATATCCGAACTGTATCGGCTACGCTATAACTGCGAATCAACCATCTTCACGGTTCACACTCTCCTGTACCCAAGTCTCGGTTCGCCGAACTCAATCGAGATGGCTGCACATCGCGTGACAACTCGGTAAATCGGATCTAAAATTGGGATGGTCACGACGGCATGATGATTCTATTCACTCTATTCAGTTCCTCATTTGTGGTAATTGCCGATGATTCACCAGAGCCGGATTACTCCATCAATGGAATTAGGAACACACCGACGACTGCGGCAAGGCCGAACAGCGCAGCGAACGGCCCTGCGATAGTGGTTGGATCTCCGCCCGTTACAGTCAGCCCAATTGCGAGCGCGACAAATGCAGCAAGCCCGAGTGACAACACTCCGATTACGGGATTTGACATAGGCCTAACCACAACGGATAGTGACATAAATGCTAGCTTGACTGACCAGATGTCTGACCAGAAAAATGGATTGAGCGATCGCGATCACTGTATTCAGCACGCTCTTTCTAACAGCTTCTGAGGGTTCGAACAGACCTGCTCCACATCATTTTGATTTTTCTCGAGGGAATAGTCTGGTATTGCTTTGAGAATGAGCAAGAATATTACCAATTGAGCGGTGATAGGTTCGATATGGCCGAGACGAAGCTGTTCCCATATAACGAATTATCAGATGCAGACTTGGTCGTCGACGCAGTGTACGAGGGTGGTGACGCAAATAATCTCTCAGCGGCGTTGCTTCCTGACTTACTCGGAGTGGGAACAGGTGGGGGTTTTCGAGCGAAAAGGTGCCCGACTGATTCGCAGAAGTATTCGTATGTCGTATTATACACCACATTCAGTGAACCAGATTGGCCGGATGATTTAGACCGAGAAAGCGGGATTTTCACGTATTATGGAGACAACAGGGATCCGGGCTCAAGAATACACGAGAAAGACGGAAACAAAATTCTAAGGGAGGTCTTCCACAACCTCCACAGCGGCCAGCGACAAACAATCCCACCGTTCTTCGTGTTCACCAAAGAGGAAGGATGGAATAGGAAGTTTAGGGGTCTTGCCGTGCCAGGTGACCGGCTCGAAAATCAATCTGAGGATTTAGTCGCCGTTTGGAAACATAACGGAGGAGACCGATTCCAGAATTATAAAGCTACGTTCACAATTCTTGATGTCGATAGGGTATCCCGTGCATGGATTTCTGATCTCCAGGAGGGGAAGTTTTTGACTGAGAACACACCAGATGTGTGGGCAAAGTGGAAGAACACTGGAAAGTACACCCCGTTACAGGCCGATCGGACGAAAGATCATAGAACGAAAGTTGAACAGCTGCCGACGACGGAAAAAGAGAAGACCATTCTGCAGACAGTCTATTCCCATTGTAAGAACGACTCAAACCAATCACGAAAGTTTGAGTACGTTGCTTCAGCCCTCTTTGAACTTATGGACTCTAACGTCCATCAATCCAAGGTCACCAGACAATCAAGAGACGGTGGGCGAGATGCAATTGGAACGTATCACATCGGATCTATAGGAGATAGCGTTGACGTTGAGTTCGCATTGGAAGCCAAGTGTTACAAACCCAGTACTGGAGTTGGAGTCCACGACACAAGCCGACTGATTTCTCGCTTGCGGCACCGACAATTCGGCGTCTTCGTGACAACATCCTACGTCCGTAAATCAGCCTACGAGGAAATTAAACAAGATGGCCATCCGGTGCTAGTTCTCAGTGGTGGGGATATTGCGAAGATTCTGCAGAAGAACGGGTTCACCTCCAAAGCAGAAGTGAAAAATTGGTTAGACAGCCAAGGCCCCGCTTAGCCATGTATACTCACAACTGTCGAATCAAGGATGCAATTCCGCTCAGAAACAGACCGGATCCAATTGCGAGGAATAGTGTAG of the Natronosalvus vescus genome contains:
- a CDS encoding restriction endonuclease, translating into MAETKLFPYNELSDADLVVDAVYEGGDANNLSAALLPDLLGVGTGGGFRAKRCPTDSQKYSYVVLYTTFSEPDWPDDLDRESGIFTYYGDNRDPGSRIHEKDGNKILREVFHNLHSGQRQTIPPFFVFTKEEGWNRKFRGLAVPGDRLENQSEDLVAVWKHNGGDRFQNYKATFTILDVDRVSRAWISDLQEGKFLTENTPDVWAKWKNTGKYTPLQADRTKDHRTKVEQLPTTEKEKTILQTVYSHCKNDSNQSRKFEYVASALFELMDSNVHQSKVTRQSRDGGRDAIGTYHIGSIGDSVDVEFALEAKCYKPSTGVGVHDTSRLISRLRHRQFGVFVTTSYVRKSAYEEIKQDGHPVLVLSGGDIAKILQKNGFTSKAEVKNWLDSQGPA